One Pseudonocardia abyssalis DNA segment encodes these proteins:
- the ypfJ gene encoding KPN_02809 family neutral zinc metallopeptidase — protein sequence MRFNENADLDTSSIDDLRGGGRGGGGGGALGGRVAAGGGGLGIIGLILYFLISQLGGGSLGGGGGGFDLPSGLSGLSSGQTADTSQVAQACRTGADANNQLDCEVVAVVNSLDGYWSDAFARSGQTYQAPRTNFFSGGVNTACGSASSATGPFYCPGDNEVYIDLSFFQELETTFGAQGGTFARAYVIAHEYGHHIQALLGTNSRVQAGDVGPTSGSVRLELQADCYAGVWANHATTVPTSSGEPLIVDVTQDDVAAALDTAARIGDDYIQTQLGGGQVDESQFSHGNSRQREGWYTTGYETGDPSQCDTFARGVDLG from the coding sequence ATGCGGTTCAACGAGAACGCCGATCTCGACACCTCGAGCATCGACGACCTGCGCGGGGGCGGCCGCGGTGGCGGCGGCGGGGGTGCGCTCGGCGGCCGGGTCGCGGCGGGCGGTGGTGGCCTCGGCATCATCGGCCTGATCCTGTACTTCCTGATCTCCCAGCTCGGCGGGGGAAGCCTCGGCGGGGGCGGCGGTGGGTTCGACCTGCCCAGCGGGCTGTCCGGCCTCTCCTCGGGCCAGACCGCTGACACCTCCCAGGTCGCGCAGGCCTGCCGCACCGGTGCCGACGCCAACAACCAGCTCGACTGCGAGGTCGTCGCCGTCGTCAACTCCCTCGACGGCTACTGGTCCGATGCGTTCGCCCGCTCCGGCCAGACCTACCAGGCCCCGCGCACCAACTTCTTCTCCGGTGGGGTCAACACCGCGTGCGGCAGCGCCAGCTCCGCGACCGGTCCGTTCTACTGCCCCGGCGACAACGAGGTCTACATCGACCTCTCCTTCTTCCAGGAGCTGGAGACGACGTTCGGCGCGCAGGGCGGCACGTTCGCCCGCGCCTACGTCATCGCCCACGAGTACGGCCACCACATCCAGGCGCTGCTCGGCACCAACTCCCGGGTGCAGGCCGGCGACGTCGGGCCGACGTCCGGCTCGGTGCGCCTGGAGCTGCAGGCCGACTGCTACGCCGGGGTGTGGGCCAACCACGCCACGACGGTGCCGACGTCCTCGGGCGAGCCGCTGATCGTCGACGTCACGCAGGACGACGTGGCCGCCGCGCTCGACACCGCCGCCCGGATCGGCGACGACTACATCCAGACGCAGCTCGGCGGTGGCCAGGTCGACGAGAGCCAGTTCAGCCACGGTAACTCGAGGCAGCGCGAGGGCTGGTACACCACCGGCTACGAGACCGGTGACCCCTCGCAGTGCGACACGTTCGCCCGCGGCGTCGACCTCGGCTGA
- a CDS encoding zinc-ribbon domain-containing protein: MFFLFGLGTKQKRLGPGETRTCPRCHNTSQWVRMREFRQFTVFFVPLARWGRRQFESCGICGAAVAA, from the coding sequence GTGTTCTTCCTCTTCGGCCTCGGCACCAAGCAGAAGCGCCTCGGCCCGGGGGAGACACGGACCTGTCCCCGGTGCCACAACACCAGCCAGTGGGTGCGGATGCGGGAGTTCCGGCAGTTCACGGTGTTCTTCGTCCCGCTCGCCCGATGGGGCCGGCGGCAGTTCGAGTCGTGCGGCATCTGCGGTGCCGCCGTCGCGGCCTGA